The following DNA comes from Petrotoga sibirica DSM 13575.
TCCTTATGGGTGGGGAGCGGGGCAAAGGGGCGCTATAACGTCTTTGAGAGTTTATAAAGACAATAAAAAATTATTTGATGGGAGACGACCAACTAGTTCGTCTCCCAATTTTTTAAAATATAAAACCTAGATATTTCCTTAAAAATATTAATTAGAAAATGTAAAACCCTTTCTCAACAACAATGGTTCACCATTCTTCTGTTCAATGGTTACTATCACTTCCCACTCCCCTTCATCCAAAACTTCGTTAATTTCTACCCCTATTGAAGGATAAGTAAACGCTTGTGTGACCATCTCCCCTTTAGCTGGCACCTTTAAAAACAAATCTATAAAGATTTGAAAGTTATCTTTGTTTATACTGATATTATTCAAAGAAAGTTCGTATCCTCCCGTTTTTCTTTCACCTGCACTAATACAAACAACGAAAGGAATGCCCCTTACATTGCTAACTACAACATCATCTTTTTTGATTATCACATCAGGTGTTTGACTCTTGTAATAACAATCTACAACCTTATAATTCTCCATATCTTCTCCTTTGTCAAAGGTGTAAGCGTCTAAAGGCTTTTTATCTATTCCTACTCCTTGAGCAGGTTCTTGAATAACTTCTTGTTTAACCCCTGTTTCATTTTGTAATGATGGAGATAATAAGAAAAAAGCGGATCCAATCGCCAAAGCTGTCAAGGAAATTACTAAAATTATCTGAGTTTTAGTCATTTTTAAAAATCTCCTCAATTGAAAATCAGATGTTTCTTTTAACAACATAAACTTAGAAGATAGTCCAAGGTATTCTATCTCCTCCATATTCATCAATAAATCCCATACCTTCTTGGTTAATTGATATTTCAACTGGAATAGATTCATTGTTTATTTGTATTTCTCCTCTTATACCGAATTCTCCTTCAGGAATCGTTCCAACGTACTCATAAGATAAATAATAATGGCCGCTTTCAATGATATGTTGTAATAGGTCAATACTAATTTCTTCGTTACTAGGAAGTTCAAATGTCTCTATTGTATTTCCGCCACCATCCAGCAAAGATATTGTCAGTGTTCCATTAAAAGGAAGATCAGTTGTTAAAACTGCTTTG
Coding sequences within:
- a CDS encoding protease complex subunit PrcB family protein, producing MNMEEIEYLGLSSKFMLLKETSDFQLRRFLKMTKTQIILVISLTALAIGSAFFLLSPSLQNETGVKQEVIQEPAQGVGIDKKPLDAYTFDKGEDMENYKVVDCYYKSQTPDVIIKKDDVVVSNVRGIPFVVCISAGERKTGGYELSLNNISINKDNFQIFIDLFLKVPAKGEMVTQAFTYPSIGVEINEVLDEGEWEVIVTIEQKNGEPLLLRKGFTFSN